GGAAGGGGCGGACGCGCTCGCGGCGGTGGAGGAGGCGCAGGACCCTCGCGCGGAGTTGGTGCGCCGGCTGTTGGAGTACCAGAAGTACAAGGACGCCGCGGAGCACCTGGCCAAGCAGGACATCCTGGACCGGGACGTGTTCGCCCGGAAGGTGCCCGTGGAGGCGGTCCCCATCCCCGAGGACGAGGTGGGGCTCCAGGAGATCTCCGTCCTGAAGCTGGTGGAGGCGCTCGACCGGGTGCTCGAGCGGCTGACGCCCAAGGTGCAGCACGAGGTGGTGCTGGAGCGCGTCAGCCTGTCCGAGGCCATCCTCCGGTTGGCGGAGCGCGTGAAGAAGGACGGGCAGGTGGTGTTCGAGGCGCTGTTCACGGAGGCGGCCACGCGCCAGGAGGTGGTCATCACCTTCATCGCCATGCTGGAGATGGTGAAGCGCCGCCTCATCAAGGTCTTCCAGGAGGAGCCCCTGGGCCCCATCCAGGTGACGCCCAACGGGGACGCGCTGGAAAAGCTCATCCCCACGGAGGTCGACGAGAGTGACTACCGGTAACGGTCCCGACGACGGTGACGAGACGCCCGCCCCCGGCACGCCCGGCGGCCCCGGACAGTTCTCCGAGGAGGAGATCGCCGCGGTCACCGGCCCTGGCCCGGACGACGCGGAGCTGGACGGGGTGGAGGCGGCCGCCATCGAGGAGGACTCGGACGACACCGAGAACGTCCCGGACCTCCAGTCCTCCTTCGAGAAGCTGCTCGCCAAGAGCCGCAACCTCTCCCCGGACCGCATCCGCACGGTGCTGGAGAGCGTGCTCTTCGTCGCCGAGCGCCCCCTGTCCGTGGACGAGCTCTACCAGGCCACCGGCATCCCGAGGGATCCCATCCTCCAGGCGCTGGATCAGCTCTCCGGCATCCACCGCGAGGGCATCAGCGGCGTCGTCCTCTACGAGGTGGCGGGCGGGTGGCAGTTCCGCACGGACCCCCACTCCGCGGAGTACGTCCGGCGCTACCTCCGGGTGAAGCCGCAGCGGCTCACCCGCGCGGCGGTGGAGACGCTGGCCATCATCGCGTACCGCCAGCCCGTCACCCGGCCGGAGCTGGAGGACATCCGCGGCGTGGACTGCGGCGCGGTGCTCAAGGCGCTAATGGACCGCAAGCTGGTGAAAATCCTGGGCAAGCGGGAAGAAGTCGGCCGCCCCATTCTTTATGGAACCACGCGCGAGTTCCTGGAGTTCTTCGCGCTGAAGGACCTCTCCGCGCTGCCCACGCTCCGGGAATTCCATGAGTTGACCCAGGAGCACCGGGAAATCGTGGAGAAGGAGGCGGCTCCGCCGGTACCGGTGGCGTCGGGGACGGTGGCTGCGCTGTCGGACCCGGGGTTCACGAAGCGGATGGAGAAGAACGAGGCGGCCAGCGAGGCAGCCTTGGAGGAACTGGAGGAGGCCATGGCCGCCGCGGAGCGGAGCCAGAAGGTCAGCGCCAGCATCCTGGAAAGCCCCCCTTCGCCCGAGAAGGGTGATAGCGAGGGCCCCAAGCCCGAGTGATGGGCGGCAACTGGAAGAAGGCACGGAATGGCGGCGG
The sequence above is a segment of the Corallococcus exiguus genome. Coding sequences within it:
- a CDS encoding segregation and condensation protein A → MPRTPGDAFRVALPNFEGPLDLLLHLIKEHRVDIFDIPLALITGKYLEYLERMRELNLDIAGEFLVMASTLAHLKSRMLLPRQDAAQVPEGADALAAVEEAQDPRAELVRRLLEYQKYKDAAEHLAKQDILDRDVFARKVPVEAVPIPEDEVGLQEISVLKLVEALDRVLERLTPKVQHEVVLERVSLSEAILRLAERVKKDGQVVFEALFTEAATRQEVVITFIAMLEMVKRRLIKVFQEEPLGPIQVTPNGDALEKLIPTEVDESDYR
- the scpB gene encoding SMC-Scp complex subunit ScpB, with product MTTGNGPDDGDETPAPGTPGGPGQFSEEEIAAVTGPGPDDAELDGVEAAAIEEDSDDTENVPDLQSSFEKLLAKSRNLSPDRIRTVLESVLFVAERPLSVDELYQATGIPRDPILQALDQLSGIHREGISGVVLYEVAGGWQFRTDPHSAEYVRRYLRVKPQRLTRAAVETLAIIAYRQPVTRPELEDIRGVDCGAVLKALMDRKLVKILGKREEVGRPILYGTTREFLEFFALKDLSALPTLREFHELTQEHREIVEKEAAPPVPVASGTVAALSDPGFTKRMEKNEAASEAALEELEEAMAAAERSQKVSASILESPPSPEKGDSEGPKPE